A stretch of the Planctomycetota bacterium genome encodes the following:
- a CDS encoding FAD-dependent oxidoreductase has product MSSGNGDGIEKIVIIGSGPAGWTAALYASRAQLDPLCIVGIPKQDPGPVLPGGQLMLTTDVENYPGFPEGIAGPEMMQLFQKQAERFGARVVSDDVAEVHFSEDPGTPHTLKLASGKEVRALSVVIATGATANWLGLESELRLAQNGGGVSACAICDGALPMFRGNPVAVIGGGDTAMEEAHHLSKFASTVYVIHRRDELRASKVMQERTLGKDNVEMLWNKVVKECLSKKDENSGQEVLRALVLEDTETGETSELEVNGMFVAIGHTPATKFLRESGLEFDDAGYLELKSRGSHTNIPGVFAAGDVADARYRQAITAAGMGCQAALDAEHWLGEHALV; this is encoded by the coding sequence ATGAGCAGCGGCAACGGCGACGGCATCGAGAAGATCGTGATCATCGGCTCCGGCCCGGCGGGCTGGACCGCCGCCCTCTACGCCTCCAGGGCCCAGCTCGACCCTCTCTGCATCGTCGGCATTCCCAAGCAGGATCCCGGGCCCGTGCTCCCCGGCGGCCAGCTGATGCTGACCACCGACGTCGAGAACTACCCCGGCTTCCCCGAGGGCATCGCCGGCCCGGAGATGATGCAGCTCTTCCAGAAGCAGGCCGAACGCTTCGGTGCCCGCGTGGTGTCGGACGACGTCGCCGAGGTCCACTTCAGCGAGGATCCCGGCACGCCGCACACGCTCAAGCTGGCGTCGGGCAAGGAGGTCCGCGCGCTCTCCGTCGTGATCGCCACCGGCGCGACCGCCAACTGGCTGGGCCTGGAGAGCGAGCTGCGGCTGGCGCAGAACGGTGGCGGCGTCAGCGCCTGCGCCATCTGCGATGGTGCATTGCCCATGTTCCGCGGCAACCCCGTCGCCGTCATTGGCGGCGGCGACACCGCCATGGAGGAGGCCCACCATCTCAGCAAGTTCGCGAGCACCGTCTACGTCATCCACCGCCGCGACGAGCTGCGGGCCAGCAAGGTCATGCAGGAGCGCACGCTCGGCAAGGACAACGTCGAGATGCTGTGGAACAAGGTCGTCAAGGAGTGCCTGTCGAAGAAGGACGAGAACAGCGGCCAGGAGGTCCTCCGCGCCCTCGTCCTGGAGGACACCGAGACCGGCGAGACCAGCGAGCTTGAGGTCAACGGCATGTTCGTGGCCATCGGCCACACGCCCGCCACCAAGTTCCTCCGCGAGAGCGGCCTGGAATTCGACGACGCGGGCTACCTGGAGCTCAAGAGCCGCGGCAGCCACACCAACATCCCGGGCGTCTTCGCCGCCGGCGACGTCGCCGATGCTCGCTACCGCCAGGCCATCACCGCCGCGGGCATGGGCTGCCAGGCCGCCCTCGACGCCGAGCACTGGCTGGGCGAGCACGCGCTCGTGTGA
- the iscU gene encoding Fe-S cluster assembly scaffold IscU has product MAYGDKVIDHYENPRNVGSFGTQKEIKERTDVGVGLVGAPECGDVMQLQIKVDENGTIEDAKFKCFGCGSAIASSSLATEWLKGRTLDEGLAIKNTEIVEELSLPPVKIHCSVLAEDAIREAIHDYKAKNGIESEPAHAH; this is encoded by the coding sequence ATGGCATACGGCGACAAGGTCATCGACCACTATGAGAACCCGCGGAACGTGGGCTCGTTCGGCACGCAGAAGGAGATCAAGGAGCGCACCGACGTCGGCGTCGGCCTCGTGGGCGCGCCCGAGTGCGGCGACGTGATGCAGCTGCAGATCAAGGTCGACGAGAACGGCACCATCGAGGACGCCAAGTTCAAGTGCTTCGGCTGCGGGTCGGCCATCGCCTCGAGCTCCCTGGCCACCGAGTGGCTCAAGGGCCGCACCCTCGACGAGGGGCTGGCGATCAAGAACACCGAGATCGTCGAGGAGTTGAGCCTGCCGCCGGTGAAGATCCACTGCTCGGTGCTGGCCGAGGACGCCATCCGCGAGGCCATCCACGACTACAAGGCCAAGAACGGCATCGAGAGTGAGCCCGCCCACGCCCACTAA
- a CDS encoding UvrB/UvrC motif-containing protein produces MARDISDILGEWPFDRTRPNIRLIQGEGGTPLLQVRLDLGLLQMHVDGRPDGQNPHGSRTLLEHYEHLADEADLMAAAGQAEEPIELTPEDCKLLREEAAQFYHRYVALLVLNDFDGVIRDTGRNLRLIEFLQQHAREEQDKRSMLHYCPFILTVRTRALAGQMLRANETKVAVAMIDEGLEALRQAFADAGEPEAFEASAERRTLMGMREAIQPKLMPSQSAELEQRLERALEDENYELAAILRDEIKSLRGQPPGDA; encoded by the coding sequence ATGGCACGCGACATATCGGACATCCTGGGCGAATGGCCGTTCGACCGCACAAGACCGAACATTCGCCTAATACAAGGCGAGGGCGGCACGCCGCTGCTGCAGGTTCGCCTCGACCTGGGCCTGCTGCAGATGCACGTCGACGGGCGACCGGACGGCCAGAATCCGCACGGCTCCCGAACGCTCCTGGAGCACTACGAGCACCTCGCCGACGAGGCCGATCTGATGGCCGCCGCGGGCCAGGCCGAAGAGCCCATCGAGCTGACCCCCGAGGACTGCAAGCTGCTGCGCGAGGAGGCGGCCCAGTTCTACCACCGCTACGTCGCGCTGCTCGTGCTCAACGACTTCGACGGGGTCATCCGCGACACGGGCCGCAACCTGAGGCTCATCGAGTTCCTCCAGCAGCACGCCCGCGAGGAGCAGGACAAGCGGTCGATGCTGCACTACTGCCCGTTCATCCTGACCGTCCGCACGCGGGCCCTGGCGGGCCAGATGCTGCGGGCCAACGAGACCAAGGTCGCCGTCGCGATGATCGACGAGGGCCTCGAGGCGCTGCGGCAGGCCTTCGCCGACGCGGGCGAGCCCGAGGCCTTCGAGGCCTCCGCCGAGCGCCGCACCCTGATGGGCATGCGCGAGGCGATCCAGCCCAAGCTCATGCCCAGCCAGTCGGCCGAACTCGAGCAGCGGCTCGAGCGGGCGCTCGAGGACGAGAACTACGAGCTGGCGGCCATCCTCCGCGACGAGATCAAGTCGCTGCGGGGCCAGCCGCCCGGCGACGCCTGA
- a CDS encoding acetolactate synthase, producing the protein MAAEGTTPLETTQGYATPTVTQFSVFLDNRVGKLHELVGAFERSAAKICALSVHEASDHAVVRLITNRAAIASRILREQDLPYAEKEVIVVELSEGHSLESLCLSLLGAELNIFFAYPLMLRPNGSATIALSVDDMTLAGQILRRKEFRLFGEGDLAA; encoded by the coding sequence ATGGCTGCAGAGGGCACGACGCCACTCGAAACCACGCAGGGCTACGCGACGCCGACGGTCACGCAGTTCAGCGTGTTCCTGGATAACCGGGTGGGCAAGCTCCACGAGCTGGTGGGCGCCTTCGAGCGGTCGGCCGCCAAGATCTGCGCCCTGAGCGTGCACGAGGCCTCGGACCACGCCGTCGTCCGGCTGATCACGAATCGGGCCGCGATCGCCAGCCGCATCCTGCGGGAGCAGGACCTGCCCTACGCCGAGAAGGAAGTGATCGTGGTCGAGCTGTCGGAGGGCCACAGCCTCGAGAGCCTGTGCCTCTCGCTCCTGGGGGCCGAGCTGAACATCTTCTTCGCCTACCCCCTCATGCTCCGCCCCAACGGCAGCGCCACCATCGCGTTGTCGGTCGACGACATGACGCTGGCCGGCCAGATCCTGCGGCGGAAGGAGTTCCGCCTGTTCGGCGAGGGCGACCTGGCGGCCTAG
- a CDS encoding N-acetyltransferase family protein — protein MTQDAVIRSPTTSGASIRSADSADVPAIAAIFNHAIEHTTASFWTEPRPEHEIADAMADAGDRYPWLVAEAKAVADNAIAGFAWSKPWSPRCGYASAVEVSVYVAEAHRGRGVGGELYRALLEALRKRGFRSAIAAIALPNEASVRLHERRGFRHAGTLEAVGEKFGRVLDVGYWQVRLNQEERPPWRP, from the coding sequence GTGACGCAGGACGCCGTGATCCGCAGCCCCACGACGAGTGGCGCGTCGATCCGCTCCGCTGACTCTGCCGACGTGCCGGCGATCGCCGCCATCTTCAACCACGCCATCGAGCACACCACCGCGAGCTTCTGGACCGAACCCAGGCCCGAACACGAGATCGCCGACGCGATGGCCGACGCCGGCGATCGCTATCCCTGGCTGGTCGCCGAGGCCAAGGCCGTGGCCGACAACGCGATCGCGGGCTTCGCGTGGTCCAAGCCCTGGAGCCCGCGCTGCGGCTATGCATCCGCCGTCGAGGTCAGCGTCTACGTCGCCGAAGCACACCGAGGCCGGGGCGTGGGCGGTGAGCTGTACCGGGCCTTGCTGGAGGCCCTCCGCAAGCGCGGCTTCCGCAGCGCCATCGCCGCGATCGCGTTGCCCAACGAGGCCAGCGTCCGCCTTCACGAGCGCCGCGGATTCCGCCACGCCGGCACCCTGGAGGCCGTCGGCGAGAAGTTCGGGCGGGTGCTGGATGTGGGGTACTGGCAGGTGCGGTTGAACCAGGAGGAGCGGCCACCGTGGCGCCCATGA
- a CDS encoding CCA tRNA nucleotidyltransferase yields MHGRPPPPPEAPGPPEPGDPPERLAAIRIIGDLREAGHEAYLAGGCVRDELLGVAPGDYDVATNATPERIGRLFPATRHVGAKFGVMQVRRDRAWIEVATFRTDGSYADRRRPDEVWFSDPEADAERRDFTINALFLDPLAPESEWTPRDGAPAVLGRVIDFVGGLGDLAAGVVRAVGDPERRLAEDQLRALRAVRFAARLGFEIEPATAHAIARHAAELEGISPERIGGELRRMLGVPSRARAAALIESLGLDAAALGEPSRGPGASIPRLAGLPTDAGVPVALAAWALDRGHDGDPNSSRWLHRWRAALCLSNAESDAVAAVLRCRRGLAGFGSLPRAARKRLAAAPGFSDALRVARGEDPELAGAVREAVEVLAGEPGGLAPPPWVTGRDLIERGMTPGPRFAEILDELYDAQLEGTAGDRDALLELLARRRVQLDAEP; encoded by the coding sequence ATGCACGGCCGCCCCCCACCGCCCCCCGAGGCTCCCGGGCCGCCCGAGCCCGGCGACCCCCCGGAGCGGCTGGCGGCGATCCGCATCATCGGCGATCTGCGAGAAGCCGGGCACGAGGCCTATCTGGCCGGCGGCTGCGTCCGCGACGAACTGCTGGGCGTGGCGCCGGGCGACTACGACGTCGCGACCAACGCCACGCCCGAACGCATCGGGCGGCTGTTCCCCGCCACCCGCCACGTCGGCGCGAAGTTCGGCGTCATGCAGGTCCGCCGCGATCGCGCGTGGATCGAGGTGGCCACCTTCCGCACCGACGGCTCCTACGCCGATCGGCGGCGGCCCGACGAGGTCTGGTTCAGCGACCCCGAGGCCGACGCCGAGCGGCGGGACTTCACGATCAACGCCCTGTTCCTCGACCCGCTCGCGCCCGAGTCGGAATGGACGCCGCGGGACGGCGCGCCGGCGGTGCTCGGGCGGGTGATCGACTTCGTGGGCGGGCTGGGGGATCTAGCGGCGGGCGTGGTCCGGGCCGTGGGCGACCCCGAGCGCCGCCTGGCCGAGGACCAGCTGCGGGCGCTGCGGGCGGTTCGGTTCGCCGCGCGGCTGGGGTTCGAGATCGAGCCCGCCACCGCCCACGCCATCGCGCGACACGCGGCCGAACTCGAGGGCATCAGCCCCGAGCGTATCGGCGGTGAGCTGCGGCGGATGCTCGGAGTGCCGTCCCGAGCGCGGGCCGCCGCGCTGATCGAGTCGCTCGGGCTGGATGCCGCCGCCCTCGGCGAGCCCTCCCGCGGACCCGGCGCCTCGATACCCAGGCTGGCGGGGCTTCCGACCGATGCGGGTGTCCCGGTTGCGCTGGCGGCCTGGGCGCTCGATCGGGGGCACGACGGCGATCCGAACTCGTCCAGGTGGCTGCACCGCTGGCGGGCCGCGTTGTGCCTGAGCAACGCCGAGAGCGACGCCGTGGCGGCCGTCCTGCGATGCCGGCGGGGCCTGGCCGGCTTCGGGTCGCTGCCGCGTGCCGCCCGCAAGCGGCTGGCGGCAGCGCCGGGGTTCTCGGACGCGCTGCGAGTGGCCCGGGGCGAGGATCCAGAGCTCGCGGGAGCCGTCCGGGAGGCCGTGGAGGTCCTCGCGGGCGAGCCCGGGGGCCTCGCCCCGCCGCCCTGGGTCACAGGGCGGGACCTGATCGAGCGGGGCATGACACCCGGACCCCGATTCGCCGAGATCCTCGACGAGTTGTACGATGCTCAGCTGGAGGGGACGGCGGGCGATCGGGATGCCCTGCTGGAACTTCTCGCGCGTCGGCGCGTCCAACTCGACGCGGAGCCGTGA
- the ald gene encoding alanine dehydrogenase, with amino-acid sequence MIVGVPTEVKPDEYRVGLMPVGVDLLIRDGHDVVIQSGAGHGIGCQDEHYTAIGARIVPDAATVWAEADMIVKVKEPQAQEWPHMRSGQVVFTYFHFAADRDLTLACLDQKIIAVAYETLESPGHMGRPTLPLLTPMSEIAGRMATQEGAKYLERPQQGRGVLLGGVPGVEPGRVLVLGGGVVGTNAAKIASGMGADVIIMDVDLDRMRYLEDVMADNVTTIYSDPHAIRKYLQWADLVIGAVLLPGAKAPHLVKREDLAIMPDGAVIVDVSIDQGGCVETSKVTTHGEPTFIIDGVVHYCVGNMPGAVARTSTHALNNATIPWARRLAHHGPRAIAERDAGFAMAINCADGRLLNGPVAEAHGLEVATAT; translated from the coding sequence ATGATCGTTGGCGTTCCCACCGAAGTGAAGCCCGATGAGTACCGCGTGGGGCTGATGCCCGTGGGCGTCGACCTGCTCATCCGCGATGGCCACGACGTCGTCATCCAGTCCGGGGCCGGGCACGGCATCGGCTGCCAGGACGAGCACTACACGGCCATCGGGGCCCGCATCGTTCCGGATGCCGCGACCGTGTGGGCCGAGGCCGACATGATCGTGAAGGTCAAGGAGCCACAGGCCCAGGAGTGGCCGCACATGCGGTCGGGGCAGGTCGTCTTTACCTACTTCCACTTCGCGGCCGACCGGGACCTCACGCTGGCCTGCCTCGACCAGAAGATCATCGCGGTGGCCTACGAAACGCTCGAATCACCAGGCCACATGGGCCGCCCCACGCTGCCGCTGCTAACGCCGATGAGCGAGATCGCCGGCCGCATGGCGACGCAGGAGGGCGCCAAGTACCTGGAGCGCCCCCAGCAGGGCCGTGGCGTGCTGCTCGGCGGCGTCCCGGGCGTCGAGCCCGGGCGGGTGCTGGTGCTGGGCGGCGGCGTGGTGGGCACCAACGCCGCCAAGATCGCCAGCGGCATGGGCGCCGACGTCATCATCATGGACGTCGACCTCGACCGCATGCGGTACCTCGAGGACGTGATGGCCGACAACGTCACGACCATCTACTCGGATCCGCACGCCATCCGCAAGTACCTGCAATGGGCCGATCTGGTCATCGGCGCCGTGCTGCTGCCGGGCGCGAAGGCGCCCCACCTCGTCAAGCGGGAGGACCTGGCGATCATGCCCGATGGCGCGGTGATCGTCGACGTCTCCATCGACCAGGGCGGCTGCGTCGAGACCAGCAAGGTGACCACCCACGGAGAGCCCACCTTCATCATCGACGGCGTCGTCCACTACTGCGTAGGCAATATGCCCGGCGCCGTTGCCCGCACCAGCACGCACGCCCTCAACAACGCGACCATCCCCTGGGCCCGCCGGCTGGCGCACCACGGGCCGCGGGCCATCGCCGAGCGGGACGCGGGATTCGCCATGGCCATCAACTGCGCCGACGGCCGCCTGCTCAACGGACCGGTGGCCGAGGCGCACGGCCTCGAGGTCGCGACCGCGACCTAG
- a CDS encoding sigma-70 family RNA polymerase sigma factor — MYLDEIKQTPLLSAEEERELGYRIQQDGCPESRERMIRANLRLVVAIAKNFGNRGLSLSDLIEEGNIGLMRAVEGFDPEQGARFSTYASWWIKQAIKRALINSSRPIHVPAYMVELIARMRQVARDLEGELGYPPSTEALADRMDLPVKKIRAIRRAMRAARAQTQSVVGDGDAPGLSDLVADERLARPEDHPLRSDELTTLRRLMETIDHREAEILSARFGLEGTEPLTLKQIAERVGLSRERVRQIVDEAMTRLNEQMSDERPSRFFRENRTRTGEPMSAERARARAMSAARRRGVS, encoded by the coding sequence ATGTATCTCGACGAGATCAAGCAAACGCCCCTTCTTTCGGCCGAAGAGGAGCGAGAGCTTGGATACCGCATCCAGCAGGACGGGTGCCCGGAGTCCCGCGAACGGATGATCCGGGCCAACCTGCGGCTGGTCGTCGCCATCGCCAAGAACTTCGGCAACCGCGGCCTGAGCCTCTCGGACCTCATCGAGGAGGGCAACATCGGCCTCATGCGGGCCGTCGAGGGCTTCGATCCCGAGCAGGGCGCCCGTTTTAGCACGTACGCCTCGTGGTGGATCAAGCAGGCCATCAAGCGGGCGCTGATCAATTCCTCGCGGCCCATCCACGTGCCGGCGTACATGGTCGAGCTGATCGCCCGCATGCGGCAGGTTGCCCGCGACCTCGAGGGCGAGCTGGGCTACCCGCCGTCGACCGAGGCCCTCGCCGACCGGATGGACCTGCCGGTCAAGAAGATCCGCGCCATCCGCCGCGCGATGCGGGCCGCCCGCGCCCAGACCCAGTCGGTCGTGGGCGACGGCGACGCCCCGGGCCTGTCGGACCTCGTGGCCGACGAGCGGCTCGCCCGCCCGGAGGACCACCCCCTCCGCAGCGACGAGCTGACCACGCTCCGCCGGCTCATGGAGACCATCGACCACCGCGAGGCCGAGATTCTGTCGGCCCGCTTCGGGCTAGAAGGCACCGAGCCCCTGACGCTCAAGCAGATCGCCGAGCGTGTCGGCCTCAGCCGCGAGCGGGTCCGCCAGATCGTCGACGAGGCGATGACGCGGCTCAACGAGCAGATGTCCGACGAGCGGCCGTCGCGGTTCTTCCGCGAGAACCGCACCCGCACGGGCGAGCCGATGTCCGCCGAGCGGGCCCGGGCCCGGGCGATGTCGGCCGCCCGCCGCCGCGGCGTGTCGTAG
- the erpA gene encoding iron-sulfur cluster insertion protein ErpA, which yields MTATADTTEIHAVTVTELAAKEIQRIIEEQELDAAKVHLRVGVKGGGCSGFNYILDLTESVRDSDEVMEQHGIRVVCDPKSLLYLHGTVVDFKDEIMGRGFVFQNPNATATCGCGSSFSA from the coding sequence ATGACCGCAACCGCCGACACCACCGAGATCCACGCCGTCACCGTGACCGAGCTCGCGGCCAAGGAGATCCAGCGGATCATCGAGGAGCAGGAGCTCGATGCGGCGAAGGTGCATCTGCGGGTGGGCGTCAAGGGCGGCGGCTGCTCGGGCTTCAACTACATCCTCGACCTGACCGAGTCGGTTCGCGACAGCGACGAGGTCATGGAGCAGCACGGCATCCGCGTGGTCTGCGATCCCAAGAGCCTGCTCTACCTGCACGGCACCGTCGTCGACTTCAAGGACGAGATCATGGGCCGCGGGTTCGTCTTCCAGAACCCCAACGCCACGGCCACCTGCGGCTGCGGATCCAGCTTCTCGGCCTGA